From the Methanobacterium sp. BAmetb5 genome, the window TTAGTAGGGAGGAAAAAGTTCCCCCTGGTGGAAGTTCCCCCACTAACCGAGATCTGAAGATCTCCCAGATGGCTGCAAAAGTGGTGGACCATCTATCCCTGGTGGGCTCAAATGGGGTAGATTTCATCAACAGGAATGGTGAGTTATACGTGATTGAAGTAAACCCCCGATTACAGGGTACCTGGGAATGTGCAGAACTATCACTTAACCGGAACATGGCCCAGGCCCATCTGGAAGCATGTCATGGGCAACTTCTGGAAGTTCCTTCTCCCCAGAAATTTGCAGCTAAAATGGTGGTCCATGCCCGGGAAAGATTACCGGTAAGTGATCTTCACTTCCCTGGTGTTTACGACCTACCCCATCCCGGGGTTATCATTGAAAAAGGAGAACCAATGGTCACAGTTTTAAGTACCGGACCTACACCGGAAGCTACAATTACTTCCGCCCAAAAAAAGGTTGATCAAGTTTACCGGTCCGTGGGTCAGGATATTTGATTTAATAGGATTTAATTCATTATTATTCAGGTAAATATAGTTATATAAATAAAAATCAGTGTTCCAATTACAATACCCACGGTGACCATTATTTCGGCTCCAAAAACTAGCATGGATACCTTGGCCATCTTATCCGGGTCCTTTTTTATTTCTTCCCAGTCAAAATCATATAAAAAATCCAAGTTAAATGATTTTACCTTTTGCCACATACTTTTTAATCCCATAAATAAATTCATCCTTTAGTCAGTTTTATTGATTGCTTAAACTTCAGTTAAATGCTTTTATACTCTGTTAGATTGATGTTCAGTACCATAATCTGATACTATTTAACCAGAAATATGTACTGTGAGGTGGTGGGTAACTCCCTTCTAACTACCTTTACATCGGCACGGTAAATATAAATTTCTTCACCACAATCTTCCTTTTCCAGGATCTGGCATACCACTAGGCATTCCAGTTTTCCCTTTATACGTGAATCGCTCATCTCGGAACTGATCTCGATGTACAAGGGAAACTTCAACTGTCCCCATTTATCCGGGGAAAGGAATGATGCGATTTTTTCCAGTTCTTTTTTCTTGAAACGGTGGCGTGTTCCATCGTTACCCAGTACATGGGGCCGGTCCTCCTCTAAAAGTTCCTTCAGGGTTTTTCTTCGCCGGGGAAGGTGACGGTTCAACACCATGATCTGTTTTTTTAAGAGTCTCTCTTCCCGGTTTACATCTCCTCTATTCATAGGTAAGAATATATTGGGGTGCTCTATAATATTTAATTGAATTGTCTTTGGTGGCTAAAATTCGTTATTAATAGAAAGCAATGCTTTATTAAATGTGCCAGTGAAGTTTATGGAGGGGCTAGAAGTGGAAATTGATATTGAACAGTGCCGGGAAAATGACAAGATCAAGGAAATTATCAGCAAGAGTGGACTTCCCATTAAACATATTAAACTATTACTTCGCTTATCCGACACCATCTACATAAACGGCATAAACTACAATGTGCTGGTGCAGGGTAACCATGTACTAATCGTTCTAATTTCATCAAAACCAGATAATGCTACTGGAGTTTTTAATACCTACTCCCTTACTAACATCCTCTACAAAGTCAGGGAAATGGAAAAGGAGAATGATGACTTAATAACCCAGTGTGAAGTTGAGGGAGATCTCTTTAAGATACTTTTGGATGTAACTCCTTAGAAACTGGATAAGTGCTCTTAAAACTTAAGTAAAATGAATATTCCTCATCTAAAGGTACCATTAAATGAATCTGAAAGATTACCTGCTTTTAATTGAAGAAATCTCCAGCATTGATCTGGAAGCCAATTCCATTGCTGATTCCAGACGAATTTTAGCTGAGCTCAATGAAAGAGAAAGGATTCTAAATGAGCTAAAAAAGAGTATTAAATCAGACATTAAACATGTGGAACGTAATTTTTTAGAAAAAAGACGCAAAATAAATCAGGATTACGCCAATGGCCGGTCTCCAGGAATAGTATCCCGGGTTCGCGGTAAATCCAAGGTAAAGGAATTGAAAAAACTGGAAGTAGAACACGTCACTACTGTCCAATCTTACCAGGAAGTCAAATATATGATTGATGACTTGCTTTTACAGGTTATGGATGCTAAAAAACCTTTAAACAATTACATTAAAACAAGATTAGGTGGATTTTAATTAATTTTTTTTTATAAGTTGTTAAAACCATTATTTTTAAAAATTAAAAAAAATAGGAGATTTTTTATCAGACACTCCTTTTTCCTGCCGTTAGAAGTTAACTTCTACGGGTAGAAGTATTAAAATGCCTAATAAATCATCTTTTTCTACTTTGTAGTCTAGAGCTGCCGCGAAAAGTGCGTGGTCTGCTGTTCTTTCCATGCTTATGGGGAGGTATGTTTCCTCTCCCACGGCCATGGTGTGTCCGTATTTGTTGGTACCGTAGGCGCTGATAAAACAGATATGGTTAGCGTTGATATCGATCTTTTTGATCTGGACTGGTTTGGTTTCCCCTGCCTTGAATTCCTTTTCTTCGGCAGCGATTATGGCCCGGACTTTACCTGAGATATTACCTATCTCAAAGTCCAGGGAAGGTTTGGCATGTTTTTTCTGTTCCTTTTTAACCTGATCCAGTCTGGTGATTATTCTAACCATTGACGGCCTCCTCAGATTCTTCCATGGTCTTCTTGATCATTTTCAACCTGACGAAGTTTTCCCTTTCCATTTCTTCCAAGCGCATTTCAATGTACTTGACCGTGTTCTCCAATCGGGGAATGATGATATGTTCCAGGGCGTTCACACGTCTCTTGGTTGATTCAATTTCACTGGCCAGTAACATGATGGTTTTTTCGATCTCACCCAGTTCAATTATGAGCTGAATGGATTCTTCGAATTTTTTGGCAGCTTCATCCAGTTTGACTGAAGTGTCCATAAATCCGTAACCACGCTCTACTATGGTCCTCTGGGAAATTTCTGACTCTATTACCGGTACCACCACTCCCATAACACTTCGGGAGTCGATGTCGACATCAACTGATTCAGTGACGGACAT encodes:
- a CDS encoding DUF61 family protein; this translates as MNRGDVNREERLLKKQIMVLNRHLPRRRKTLKELLEEDRPHVLGNDGTRHRFKKKELEKIASFLSPDKWGQLKFPLYIEISSEMSDSRIKGKLECLVVCQILEKEDCGEEIYIYRADVKVVRRELPTTSQYIFLVK
- a CDS encoding DUF22 domain-containing protein yields the protein MVRIITRLDQVKKEQKKHAKPSLDFEIGNISGKVRAIIAAEEKEFKAGETKPVQIKKIDINANHICFISAYGTNKYGHTMAVGEETYLPISMERTADHALFAAALDYKVEKDDLLGILILLPVEVNF
- a CDS encoding V-type ATP synthase subunit D; amino-acid sequence: MAQEMIEGINPTRMELLKLKQREKLAVKGHSLLKEKRNALIMEFFNILERVKGSRDEVTVKLQEAYQDLTAAQVMMGDLSVKKAAMSVTESVDVDIDSRSVMGVVVPVIESEISQRTIVERGYGFMDTSVKLDEAAKKFEESIQLIIELGEIEKTIMLLASEIESTKRRVNALEHIIIPRLENTVKYIEMRLEEMERENFVRLKMIKKTMEESEEAVNG